In Vidua chalybeata isolate OUT-0048 chromosome 4, bVidCha1 merged haplotype, whole genome shotgun sequence, the genomic window CTTTTTATGTTGTTGGGGGAAGGAGTTAATTGTAATCCTGATTTCACACTTTAAATCCTCCTGTGCACATCCCTTGGTGTGGCTGAATAAGAAAATGTGTCTGAATGATCCAGCATTTCTGATGTCTCCTTATTCCTCCCTTCAGGCTTAATTTATTTATCACCTGAAACTGAAGGTGTAGATAAAATTGTCATGACTTTTGGTGTTCTGGGTTGTTGGGGTCTTGCAGGCTGTCAGCTTTGTCCTAAAACTTCTGTTTTTGGGCTGCCCAGTGTTGAGACCATGCTGTGGTTCAGCCATGGTCTGCAggtccctctccctccttccctccctccctcacttAATTGACCTGAAACCCTCACTTTTTACCTCCACTTTTCCCTAAAAGTGTCTTCTCCCGAGCCTGCACCTCAACCAGGCGAGCACACAAAACCCACAGACTTGTGTCTGGGTTGTTTTTCTGTCcaagttttatttctaattaagCTCATCACTTCAGTCTGAGTCACAGCCCAGGCCGGGGCTGGGACAGCGGTGGATGTGGATCCTGTGGATTCTCTCCTGGGTGGGCTACACAAACAGCATCTCCTGGTCACAGGATGAGTCAGTGCCACAGCCCTctgaggggagagaggggggaGTGTGGTGTGAAACCAGACAGCACCTACCAgaccccagggaccccccaaaacagGCCCCAGAGATCCCTGAAACTGCCCCCAGAGATCCCCCAAACAGcccccaggaacccccaaaacaaccctCAGGGACCCTCAAAACAGCTCCCAGAGATCCCTGAACCAGCTCCTAGAgacccccaaaacagcccccagggaacccccaaaacagcccccaaGGCCCTCAAAACAGCCCCCAGGGCCCTCAAAACAGCCCCCAGGGGCCCTCAAAACagcccccagggacccccccagcactggggtttAATGAGCTTCTGCTCACTCCATTCTCTGATGCTTCCCAGGGTTTATAGCAGGATCTCTGGTAGTTTAATTTAAGGAGGAGGGTGGGATTTTGAGAAAAACTAATGAGAACAGGAGAGGATGTGGCTCCTGCACTTGCTCAGCCCCCAAAATTTGTTTGCTGtctgcttccctctgccccaaaccctcctggtCTGCCAGGACCCTTTCCCTGGGGTCTGGATAGGTCATGGAGCATGGCCTGGCTGTCGGGGCGATGGATGGACACACGGATGGGACAAAGACAATCCCTTGGGCatcctcccctctcccaccGTTCTAAAAACCCTGAATTCCCTCCCGGATGTGCGAGGGCTCCGTGACAGGAATCCCGGGATCCCGTGCCGCCCTCACCGGTGCTGCAGCAGATGCCGGGAGCGGCGCAGCTCCCTCCGGAGCCGCAGGGTTTGCGTCCCGACTCGCAGGGGGTGGGCAGGAAGTTCTCCTCCTGGCAGCGCAGCGTTTCCGAGGTGCCGATGtagcagcccagctcctccccgCAGCAGATGTTGGGCCCGAAGCAGTGGCCCTTGTTCCGGGGACCGCAGGGCAGGCACTGCTCGGAGATCGGGGAGGAAGAAGgttgggagaagggaaggatggGGAGATGGGAGTGCTCCGAGCCCCCCAGGACCTACCTTCCTGATGTCCATGTCCAGCACAGCGCGTTTGCCCCCGATGGGGCAGTTCTGGATGTAGCAAGCGGAGGAAAGAGTCAGGAGCCCCAGGAGGCAGAGGGCCAGAGCCTTGCAGGACATAGCAGCGGGACAGGGGGGATTTTTGGCTGCTCGTCCCAACAGCTGGCCCTGTATTTATAGTCCTGGCTCCTGCTTAGGGATTCTGGCACCGGCGTCACCCGTGTTCCTTAAAAACCACAAGGCATTGCTTCCCACAGCGGAGGGCTCGGCTAATAGCTGGAGGTCGAGGACGTGAGGTCAAGGACAAGGTGTTGGTTTTCTCCTCCGTGATGAGTGCGGCGGCGGTGCCGGGAACGTGTGGAGGTTGTGGATGGAGCTGGATGAACGTGTGGAGGTTGTAGATGGAGTCTGGGGCTTGGGGCCCTTCTCTGGCAGCCCCTTTGGGCTGCTGAGCTGCGGTGTGTCCCGTTGGGAACCCCTCTGGCCAtggagagggcagggatgaAGGAAGGATGCTGCAGGTGGGATGTGTCCACCCAGGAGTGGGGTGAGAAGGGTGTGTGCTTCCCTTGGCTTCAATTCTCTTTGGGCTGGAGAAAGCAATCCCATGTCTTCTGGGATCATccatgggatttggggtggggaatgTCCTTGTTGGCCCTCTCCATCCATCCGTGCCTGGCCTTTGGGGgatgctcagccctgggctATCCCTCTCTGGGATAACAGTGACACCCAGCCCATCCCCACCCACATTCATCCAACAGCTCCAAAGCCACCTGAGAACACCAAACCTCCCGGGCAAAGGCCTGAAATCCCATATTTCCCCACTGCTTCTCCTTGGAGCTGCACACAGGGAATCAGTGTGGTGTCCTGAGCCACACCACCAGCTGACAAAgcccccccctcctcctccctgagAAGCAGCGCCGAGGATGAGGCCGAAGGCTGACGCAACCGCCCAAGGTCCTGCTCACTTCGGGCCCTTGCCTTCCTTATCCCAATTAGGAGCTTCCCAGCTTGAATAAATTTCCCTGCTGAGGACAAAACTTGACGTCCACTGAGATCATTACCCCACACTGGCTTAATTGGGAATTAGGCAGCCCAGAGCCGGACAGCCGTGAccttttcctgttcctctgGCTTGCTTCAAAATCCACCACTTAGCACGGCCGGCACGAGGGCAGCCAGGTCCCTGTCACCCACCCTGGGTCAATCCCAGTccctggggacaaggcaggcaCTGGGATCCACGCTAATGGGTTGGAAATGGGGCTCAGCAcctgctgtgtgctgtcccagcagctcagctccggctgcagcacagggtggAGGGAGGGAATTGTCATCTCAGAGCCCCTATGGCTGCTCCAGGGGTGCCCAGACCCCTGCAAGGATGTGTCTCAGGTAGACAAGTGGGCAAACCCCCAGTTATCAGCCCCTGGTGCTTTTTAGGGACTCGATTTTTGCCTGATATTGAGGTGTTCATCAGgtggagcattcccagctcagccgccagtgctgcaggaatgtTGGGGGTTCACATCCCACATCTTGGAAAATTCGAGTGATGGAGCTGGGCTGAAAGCCCAATTCCCTCATCCCAGCTTGGAGTCCCCCATCCATGCTGCTGTCACCCCTTTCCCaatgattttggggtgatttggggtcacccccctccccaggatgctggctgtgggcagcaggtccTGGATCAATCCTGCATCCCCTGCGGGGCGCGGGGAGCTGCCGCGGGCAGGATGGATCCCAGCGGTGTCAGGGAGCTCCACCTCCCCGGAGGTGCCACCTCCCTCAGGGACACTATAAAGGACGAGCTGTCCCCTGTGCCGTGGCCAGTCCCAGCCCGGAGAGACCTCGGAGCAAGGGCCCCGCAGGGTAAGAGAGCCAGGAGAGGGTTGGGATAAGGGTACCCCGAATTTTGGGCGTGACTGTGGGATAACGGGGACTGATCCTCCCTGTCAGTGTCcgatggggatggggaaagaTGAGACCAGCCCTGGAGGGGATCTGTGGAGCTGGGAGCCCAAACCTCTCTGCTCTTGAGGGATTTTGGGTGCTTTTCCCAcggaaaaagcttttccttactttttatcatttttagTAGATGCTGTGCTGATTGCTGAAGGCAGCGAGGCCCCGAATCTGCCCCAAAGAGAGGCTTGGCCACGAGGTAATGTGCTGGTGGCAcatccccgctgtccccactctcctggggctgggggtgctgctggggctccGGGGTGGGACTCGATGGCcagatcccaaattccagctctgcctgagctCCTTCCCCTAGGAGCTAAAAGCCCAAATCCTGCACGCAGCCCAGCCGAACCCCCTTGCACTCTGTGGGGATCTGGGGACAGAAGACCCCCCCCAACAACCCCATCCTGAGCCCCAGCCAGATCCCCTGGAGCCCCCATGAGCCACCCCCAGTGCCCAGGACGAGGCCACCACAGTGCACGAGGGCTTTTATTGGGTCTCCTATGTACAGAGCCGAGGTGGGGGGGTCGCTCAGGGTAGGGGGGACTCCCCACGCcctggctcagagcagggggtgcttgccctgctgctgctgctgccggtTTGCCAAGTGCATGAGCTTGAGGAGCAGATCTCCGGCCGAGCCATCCAGCACCGTCAGGTTCTTCTCCTCCGCCGCCTCCTGAGCGCCGTCGCTGCCCTCGTCCAGGCAGCCGCTGTCCATGGCGCACGTCTCTGCCGCGGGAAGCAAAACGTGGCCACGGGACAGGTTATTTGGGGTTGTTTTCGGCTCTGGGGAAGGGGTTGGTGGCAGCCAGGGGCGCCAGCACAGTCCGTGCTCCAGTTTTGGCTCTGCCGTtaagcagggagcagggctggaatttCTGGTGCATcaggggggctgtgctggccaggAAAAAGCTCATGGGGAGTCAGGGAGGAGCTGCGAGCCCAACCCTTTAgaatcagaatggtttgggtcggaagggaccttcaaagaACATCttgtcccaccccctgccatgggcggggacacctcccactggcccagggtgctccaagccccatccaacctggccttgggcacttccagggatccaggggcagccacagcttctctgggcaccctgtgccagggcctcaccaccctcacagggaacaattccttccttaCAGTCAGCCTGAACCCAACCATCCCCAAATTATCTCCGAATGCCGCCAACACCGCTTCCGctccatgcctcagtttcccctcccTAAAACTAAACCACACCACCAGATAAGCGTTACCCGGGGACTTCTCCTCCCCCTTGCCATCCCGCCATgctccccacccagcccagtC contains:
- the LOC128787625 gene encoding neurophysin 1-like, which gives rise to MSCKALALCLLGLLTLSSACYIQNCPIGGKRAVLDMDIRKCLPCGPRNKGHCFGPNICCGEELGCYIGTSETLRCQEENFLPTPCESGRKPCGSGGSCAAPGICCSTEGCGTDSSCDQEMLFV